From a region of the Latilactobacillus sakei genome:
- a CDS encoding 30S ribosomal protein S7, whose product MPRKGYVAKRDVLPDPMYNSKLVSRLINRLMIDGKRGTASTILYDAFDIIKEETGNEPLEVFEEAMNNIMPVLEVKARRIGGSNYQVPIEVRPERRTTLGLRWLVNYARLRGEHTMDQRLAREIMDAANNTGAAVKKREDTHKMADANRAFAHYRW is encoded by the coding sequence ATGCCAAGAAAAGGCTATGTTGCAAAACGTGACGTTTTACCTGATCCAATGTACAATTCTAAATTGGTTTCACGCTTAATCAACCGCTTAATGATTGATGGTAAACGTGGTACAGCGTCAACAATCTTATATGACGCATTTGATATTATTAAAGAAGAAACTGGTAATGAACCATTAGAAGTGTTCGAAGAAGCTATGAACAACATCATGCCAGTACTTGAAGTTAAAGCTCGCCGTATCGGTGGTTCTAACTACCAAGTGCCAATTGAAGTTCGCCCAGAACGTCGTACAACTTTAGGTTTACGCTGGTTAGTTAACTACGCACGCTTACGTGGGGAACATACTATGGATCAACGTCTTGCACGTGAAATCATGGATGCTGCCAACAACACTGGGGCTGCTGTTAAGAAACGTGAAGATACACATAAAATGGCTGATGCCAACCGCGCATTTGCACATTATCGCTGGTAA
- a CDS encoding 30S ribosomal protein S12, translating to MPTINQLVRKGRKSRTSKSDAPALNFGYNSMKKKATDNPAPQKRGVATRVGTMTPKKPNSALRKYARVRLSNLIEVTAYIPGIGHNLQEHSVVLIRGGRVKDLPGVRYHVIRGALDTAGVDGRMQSRSKYGTKRPKK from the coding sequence ATGCCAACAATTAACCAATTGGTACGTAAGGGTCGTAAATCAAGAACTTCAAAGTCTGATGCACCTGCATTAAACTTTGGCTACAATAGTATGAAGAAAAAAGCTACAGATAATCCAGCACCACAAAAACGTGGGGTCGCTACTCGTGTCGGTACTATGACACCTAAAAAGCCTAACTCTGCTTTACGTAAGTATGCTCGTGTGCGCTTATCTAACTTAATCGAAGTCACAGCTTATATTCCTGGTATTGGTCATAACCTACAAGAACATAGTGTTGTTCTTATCCGTGGGGGCCGTGTTAAGGATTTACCTGGGGTTCGTTATCACGTTATTCGTGGTGCTTTAGATACAGCCGGCGTTGACGGTCGTATGCAAAGCCGTTCTAAATATGGTACTAAGAGACCTAAAAAATAA
- the rpoC gene encoding DNA-directed RNA polymerase subunit beta' gives MIDVNKFESMQIGLASSDKIRSWSYGEVKKPETINYRTLKPERDGLFDERIFGPTKDWECACGKYKRIRYKGIVCDRCGVEVTRSKVRRERMGHIELAAPVTHIWYFKGIPSRMGLVLDMSPRALEEVIYFASYVVIDPGDTALEKKQLMTEREYREKLDEYGNKFNAKMGAEAIKELLQDVDLEGEVAELKENLKSAQGQKRTRAIRRLDILDAFRKSGNRPDWMVMDAIPVIPPDLRPMVQLEGGRFATSDLNDLYRRVINRNNRLKRLLDLMAPNIIVQNEKRMLQEAVDALIDNGRRGRPVTGPGNRPLKSLSHMLKGKQGRFRQNLLGKRVDYSGRSVIDVGPTLKFYQCGLPREMALELFKPFVMHELVKRDMASNIKNAKRKIDRQDDDVWDVLEDVIKERPVLLNRAPTLHRLGIQAFEPILVDGKSIRLHPLACEAYNADFDGDQMAIHVPLSDEAQAEARMLMLAAHHILAPKDGKPIVTPSQDVVLGNYYLTLEQKNRLGEGMIFKDTNEVLMAYQTGHVHLHSRIGLSVADMANRPFTDDQRHKIMVTSVGKVMFNEIMPADFPYLNEPTTDNLMNGVPDKYFIDNGEDIHDYLAGAPVILPFKKGFLSDIIAQVFKVYKVQRTSDLLDDMKTLGYVQATHAGLTVGVADVPQLPEKQEIVDDAHKKVTTISKQFRRGLITDEERHARVIEIWNDAKDDIQQRLTDSFDPTNPISMMSDSGARGNISNFTQLAGMRGLMAAPNGGMMEVPVTSNFREGLSVMEMFMSTHGARKGMTDTALKTADSGYLTRRLVDVAQDVIIREEDCGTDRGLLIHSLREGNEMIEPLYDRLVGRCAMKTIVNPTTGEVMVAKNQLMDEQLAQAVVDAGVEEVTIRSVFTCNTKHGVCKKCYGRNMANGEEVEVGEAVGTVAAQSIGEPGTQLTMRNFHTGGVAGGEDITQGLPRIQEIFEARNPKAIATITEVTGEVIAVEENPAEHTREITVQGETDTRSYSVPYTSNIIVSEGDMIHRGEKITGGSVDPKQLIKVRDVLSTENYLLHEVQKVYRMQGIEIGDKHVEVMVRQMLRKVRVMDPGDTEILPGTLMDISEFTDRNHDTLISGGVPATCRPVLLGITKASLETNSFLSAASFQETTRVLTDASIRGKSDPLLGLKENVIIGKIVPAGTGMAKYRHMEPKTVGAVSENVYSISDIEAQMKQEETKE, from the coding sequence TTGATAGATGTCAATAAGTTTGAAAGCATGCAAATTGGTTTAGCATCTTCAGACAAAATCCGTAGTTGGTCATATGGTGAAGTTAAAAAGCCAGAAACAATCAATTACCGTACCTTAAAACCTGAACGCGATGGCCTTTTTGATGAAAGAATCTTTGGCCCTACAAAAGATTGGGAATGTGCTTGTGGTAAGTACAAACGGATTCGTTATAAAGGAATCGTCTGTGACCGTTGTGGCGTTGAAGTAACACGCTCAAAAGTTCGTCGTGAACGAATGGGTCATATTGAATTAGCAGCCCCTGTTACCCATATCTGGTATTTCAAGGGTATTCCTAGTCGGATGGGTCTTGTCTTAGACATGAGCCCTCGTGCTTTGGAAGAAGTTATTTACTTCGCATCATACGTTGTTATCGACCCAGGTGATACAGCACTTGAAAAGAAACAATTGATGACAGAACGCGAATACCGTGAAAAATTAGATGAATATGGCAACAAATTCAACGCCAAAATGGGTGCTGAAGCCATTAAAGAATTGTTACAAGACGTTGATCTTGAAGGCGAAGTCGCTGAATTGAAGGAAAACTTGAAGTCAGCGCAAGGCCAAAAGAGAACACGTGCTATCCGTCGTTTAGACATCTTAGATGCCTTCCGTAAGTCAGGGAACCGTCCTGACTGGATGGTAATGGATGCTATTCCAGTTATTCCACCGGATTTACGTCCGATGGTTCAACTTGAAGGTGGCCGTTTTGCAACTTCTGATTTGAATGATTTGTATCGTCGGGTTATTAACCGTAACAACCGTTTGAAACGCTTGTTAGACTTAATGGCACCAAACATCATCGTTCAAAATGAAAAACGGATGCTTCAAGAAGCCGTTGATGCTTTGATTGATAATGGTCGTCGTGGCCGTCCAGTTACTGGACCTGGTAACCGTCCATTGAAGTCACTTTCACACATGTTGAAAGGGAAACAAGGTCGTTTCCGTCAAAACTTACTTGGTAAACGTGTCGATTATTCTGGTCGTTCAGTTATCGACGTTGGCCCTACATTGAAGTTCTATCAATGTGGGTTACCACGTGAAATGGCCCTTGAATTGTTCAAACCATTCGTGATGCACGAATTGGTTAAACGCGATATGGCTTCAAACATCAAGAATGCTAAACGTAAAATTGATCGTCAAGACGACGATGTTTGGGACGTTTTAGAAGATGTCATCAAGGAACGCCCAGTTCTATTGAACCGAGCACCTACATTGCATAGACTTGGTATTCAAGCCTTCGAACCAATCTTGGTTGACGGTAAATCAATCCGTCTTCACCCATTAGCTTGTGAAGCTTACAATGCCGATTTTGATGGGGACCAAATGGCGATCCACGTACCTTTATCTGACGAAGCCCAAGCAGAAGCAAGAATGTTAATGCTAGCCGCTCATCATATCTTGGCACCTAAAGATGGTAAGCCAATCGTTACACCATCTCAAGATGTTGTTTTAGGGAACTACTACTTAACCCTTGAACAAAAGAATCGTCTCGGCGAAGGCATGATCTTCAAAGATACAAACGAAGTCTTGATGGCTTATCAAACTGGCCACGTTCATTTGCACAGTCGGATTGGTTTATCAGTTGCTGATATGGCTAACCGTCCATTTACAGATGATCAACGTCACAAGATTATGGTAACGAGTGTTGGTAAAGTGATGTTCAACGAAATCATGCCAGCTGACTTCCCATATTTAAATGAACCAACAACCGATAACTTAATGAATGGTGTTCCTGACAAGTATTTCATCGACAACGGTGAAGATATTCATGATTACTTAGCTGGTGCACCCGTAATCCTACCATTTAAGAAAGGTTTCTTAAGTGATATCATTGCACAAGTCTTCAAGGTATATAAGGTTCAACGGACATCTGATTTATTAGATGACATGAAGACCTTAGGTTACGTTCAAGCGACTCATGCTGGTTTAACAGTTGGGGTTGCCGATGTTCCTCAATTACCTGAAAAACAAGAAATTGTTGATGACGCTCATAAGAAAGTTACAACAATTTCTAAACAATTCCGTCGCGGTTTGATCACAGATGAAGAACGCCATGCGCGTGTTATTGAAATTTGGAACGATGCTAAAGATGATATCCAACAACGTTTAACGGATTCATTTGACCCAACGAACCCAATCTCAATGATGTCTGATTCTGGTGCCCGTGGTAATATCTCTAACTTTACGCAACTTGCTGGTATGCGTGGCTTGATGGCCGCTCCTAATGGTGGGATGATGGAAGTCCCTGTTACATCAAACTTCCGTGAAGGTCTCTCTGTCATGGAAATGTTTATGTCTACCCATGGTGCCCGTAAAGGGATGACTGATACGGCTCTTAAGACTGCCGATTCTGGTTACTTAACACGTCGTTTAGTTGATGTTGCACAAGATGTTATCATTCGTGAAGAAGATTGTGGTACTGATCGTGGTCTTCTAATTCACTCACTCCGTGAAGGTAATGAAATGATCGAACCATTGTATGACCGTCTTGTCGGCCGTTGTGCAATGAAGACGATTGTTAACCCAACAACCGGTGAAGTAATGGTTGCTAAGAACCAATTGATGGATGAACAACTTGCTCAAGCGGTTGTTGATGCTGGTGTTGAAGAAGTAACAATTCGTTCCGTCTTCACATGTAACACAAAACACGGTGTCTGCAAGAAATGTTACGGCCGTAACATGGCTAACGGCGAAGAAGTTGAAGTTGGCGAAGCAGTTGGTACTGTTGCTGCCCAATCAATCGGTGAACCTGGTACGCAATTAACAATGCGTAACTTCCATACTGGTGGGGTTGCTGGTGGCGAAGATATCACGCAAGGGTTGCCTCGTATCCAAGAAATTTTTGAAGCACGTAATCCTAAAGCGATCGCTACTATTACTGAAGTAACGGGTGAAGTGATTGCGGTTGAAGAAAATCCCGCAGAACACACACGTGAAATCACAGTTCAAGGCGAAACTGATACACGTTCATACAGCGTGCCTTATACGTCAAATATCATTGTTAGCGAAGGCGACATGATTCATCGTGGTGAAAAAATCACTGGTGGGTCTGTCGATCCTAAGCAATTAATTAAAGTTCGCGATGTGTTATCAACTGAAAACTACCTCTTGCATGAAGTCCAAAAAGTTTACCGTATGCAAGGGATTGAAATCGGCGATAAACACGTTGAAGTTATGGTCCGTCAAATGTTACGTAAAGTCCGTGTCATGGACCCAGGTGATACAGAAATCTTACCTGGTACATTAATGGATATTAGTGAATTTACAGACCGTAACCACGATACCTTAATTAGCGGTGGCGTACCTGCTACTTGTCGTCCGGTCTTGCTTGGTATTACTAAAGCATCATTGGAAACAAATAGTTTCTTATCAGCCGCATCATTCCAAGAAACAACGCGTGTCTTAACGGATGCTTCTATCCGCGGTAAGAGCGATCCATTACTTGGTTTGAAAGAAAATGTTATCATTGGTAAGATTGTCCCAGCTGGTACTGGTATGGCGAAGTATCGTCATATGGAACCTAAGACAGTCGGTGCTGTCTCAGAAAATGTTTACTCAATCAGTGACATTGAAGCACAAATGAAACAAGAAGAAACAAAAGAATAA
- a CDS encoding DNA-directed RNA polymerase subunit beta: protein MAGHLVNYGKHRTRRSYARIKEVLELPNLIEIQSNSYQWFLDEGLREMFDDIMPIDDFAGNLSLEFVDYQLLEPKYTVEEARQHDANYSAPLHVTLKLTNHETGEIKSQDVFFGDFPLMTDQGTFIINGAERVIVSQLVRSPGVYFNSAIDKNSRTTYGTTVIPNRGAWLEFETDAKDIAYVRIDRTRKIPMSVLVRALGYGSDQEIIDILGDNDSLMLTLEKDIHKNTDDSRTEEALKDVYERLRPGEPKTADSSRSLLFARFFDAKRYDLASVGRYKINKKLSLKTRLLGQTLAETLADPDTGEVIAAKDTVVDRQVMDALAPYLDREDFKAVTYQPSDEGVLPEPMTLQVIKVYSQKTPDKEINLIGNGHIDAKVKHVIPADIIASMNYFFNLQEGLGSTDDIDHLGNRRIRSVGELLQNQFRIGLSRMERVVRERMSIQDTSTVTPQQLINIRPVVASIKEFFGSSQLSQFMDQTNPLGELTHKRRLSALGPGGLTRDRAGYEVRDVHYTHYGRMCPIETPEGPNIGLINSLASYAVVNRYGFIETPYRRVSWDTHEVTDKIDYLTADEEDNYVIAQANSPLNDDGSFVDNTVLARYKDDNIETSIDKLDYMDVSPKQVVAVATACIPFLENDDSNRALMGANMQRQAVPLVNPHAPLVGTGMEYKAAHDSGIALLAQHAGTVEYVDAKVIRVRREDSSLDTYELMKFRRSNAGKNYNQRPIVAKGDHVDVDEIIADGPAMEKGELALGQNPLIAFMTWNMYNYEDAIVLSERLVKEDLYTSIHIEEYESEARDTKLGPEEITREIPNVGEDSLKDLDEFGIVRVGAEVKDGDILVGKVTPKGVTELSAEERLLHAIFGEKAREVRDTSLKVPHGGGGIIQDVKIFTREAGDELSPGVNMMVRVYITQKRKIQVGDKMAGRHGNKGTVSIVVPEEDMPYMPDGTPVDILLSPMGVPSRMNIGQVLELHLGMAARNLGIHVATPVFDGAQDKDLWAAVREANMPSDGKSILYDGRTGEPFDTRVSVGVMYYMKLAHMVDDKLHARSIGPYSLVTQQPLGGKAQFGGQRFGEMEVWALEAYGAAYTLQEILTYKSDDVVGRVKTYEAIVKGEPIPKPGVPESFRVLVKELQSLGLDMKVLDIDNQEIELRDMDDDDDDVVNVDALSKYAKEQEEKKAQQEAEKAQAASAEDPSAE, encoded by the coding sequence TTGGCAGGACACTTAGTCAATTACGGTAAACATCGGACACGTAGAAGCTATGCACGGATTAAAGAAGTGTTGGAACTACCAAACTTGATCGAAATCCAATCTAATTCCTATCAATGGTTTTTAGACGAAGGGCTTCGTGAAATGTTTGATGACATCATGCCAATCGACGATTTTGCTGGTAACTTATCATTAGAATTCGTTGATTATCAACTTCTTGAACCTAAATATACGGTCGAAGAAGCAAGACAACATGATGCCAACTATTCAGCACCATTACACGTTACTTTGAAATTAACAAACCATGAAACTGGTGAAATTAAATCTCAAGACGTCTTCTTTGGGGACTTCCCATTGATGACTGACCAAGGGACTTTCATCATTAATGGTGCCGAACGTGTTATCGTTTCTCAATTAGTACGTTCACCAGGTGTTTATTTCAACAGTGCTATTGATAAAAATAGCCGGACAACTTATGGCACAACTGTCATCCCTAACCGGGGTGCTTGGTTAGAATTTGAAACAGATGCTAAGGATATTGCCTACGTTCGTATCGATCGGACACGTAAGATTCCAATGTCTGTTTTAGTGCGTGCTTTAGGTTACGGGTCTGATCAAGAAATTATCGATATCTTGGGCGACAACGATTCATTAATGTTGACGTTAGAAAAAGATATCCATAAGAATACTGACGACTCAAGAACGGAAGAAGCTTTGAAAGATGTCTATGAAAGACTTCGCCCCGGCGAACCTAAGACAGCTGACAGCTCACGTTCATTACTTTTTGCCCGTTTCTTCGATGCTAAACGTTATGATTTAGCTTCTGTTGGTCGTTACAAGATCAATAAGAAATTAAGCTTGAAGACACGTTTATTGGGTCAAACATTGGCTGAAACATTAGCTGATCCTGACACCGGCGAAGTAATTGCTGCTAAAGATACTGTTGTTGATCGTCAAGTGATGGATGCCTTGGCACCTTACTTAGATCGTGAAGACTTCAAAGCTGTTACTTACCAACCTTCTGATGAAGGCGTCTTGCCAGAACCAATGACCCTCCAAGTCATTAAAGTTTACTCACAAAAGACACCTGATAAAGAAATTAACTTAATTGGTAATGGTCATATCGATGCCAAAGTGAAACATGTGATTCCTGCTGATATCATCGCTTCAATGAACTACTTCTTTAACTTACAAGAAGGTTTAGGTTCAACGGATGATATTGATCATTTAGGTAACCGTCGGATCCGTTCAGTTGGTGAATTATTACAAAACCAATTCCGGATCGGTTTATCACGGATGGAACGTGTGGTTCGGGAACGGATGTCAATCCAAGACACAAGCACCGTCACACCACAACAATTGATCAATATTCGGCCAGTTGTTGCTTCAATCAAGGAATTCTTCGGTTCATCACAATTGTCACAATTCATGGATCAAACCAACCCGCTTGGCGAATTGACGCATAAACGTCGTCTATCTGCCTTAGGACCTGGTGGTTTGACTCGTGACCGTGCCGGTTATGAAGTTCGAGATGTTCACTATACGCATTATGGTCGTATGTGCCCAATCGAAACACCTGAAGGCCCTAATATCGGTTTGATCAATAGTTTAGCGAGCTACGCTGTTGTTAACCGTTATGGCTTCATTGAAACACCATATCGTCGTGTTAGTTGGGATACGCATGAAGTTACTGATAAGATCGACTACTTAACAGCCGACGAAGAAGATAACTATGTCATTGCGCAAGCCAACTCACCATTAAACGATGATGGTTCATTCGTTGATAACACGGTCTTGGCCCGTTACAAGGATGACAATATCGAAACATCAATCGACAAGTTAGATTACATGGACGTTTCGCCTAAGCAAGTAGTTGCTGTCGCTACGGCCTGCATTCCTTTCTTGGAAAACGATGATTCAAACCGGGCCTTGATGGGTGCTAACATGCAACGTCAAGCTGTTCCTTTGGTTAACCCACATGCACCACTTGTTGGGACTGGGATGGAATACAAAGCAGCCCACGATTCAGGGATTGCTTTATTAGCACAACATGCCGGAACTGTTGAATATGTCGATGCGAAAGTGATTCGTGTTCGTCGTGAAGACAGCTCATTAGATACGTACGAATTAATGAAATTCCGTCGTTCAAATGCTGGTAAAAACTACAACCAACGCCCAATCGTTGCAAAAGGCGATCACGTTGATGTTGATGAAATTATCGCTGATGGACCAGCTATGGAAAAAGGCGAATTAGCCTTAGGTCAAAACCCATTGATCGCTTTCATGACTTGGAATATGTATAACTACGAAGATGCGATCGTTCTTTCAGAACGCTTAGTTAAAGAAGATTTGTATACATCAATTCATATTGAAGAATACGAATCAGAAGCCCGCGATACCAAACTTGGACCTGAAGAAATCACACGTGAAATTCCTAACGTTGGTGAAGATTCATTGAAGGATCTTGACGAATTTGGGATTGTCCGCGTTGGTGCAGAAGTTAAAGACGGCGACATTTTAGTTGGTAAGGTAACGCCTAAGGGTGTGACAGAATTATCAGCTGAAGAACGTCTATTGCATGCTATCTTCGGTGAAAAAGCCCGCGAAGTTCGCGATACATCATTGAAAGTACCTCATGGTGGCGGCGGTATTATCCAAGACGTTAAGATCTTTACGCGTGAAGCTGGCGATGAATTATCACCAGGTGTTAACATGATGGTTCGTGTTTACATTACACAAAAACGTAAGATTCAAGTCGGCGATAAGATGGCTGGACGTCATGGTAACAAAGGGACTGTTTCAATCGTGGTTCCTGAAGAAGATATGCCATACATGCCAGATGGTACCCCAGTTGATATCTTATTGAGTCCCATGGGTGTGCCTTCTCGTATGAATATCGGACAAGTGCTCGAATTACATCTTGGGATGGCTGCTAGAAACTTAGGTATCCATGTTGCAACACCGGTTTTTGATGGTGCGCAAGATAAAGATTTATGGGCTGCTGTTCGTGAAGCAAACATGCCTTCTGATGGTAAGAGCATTCTTTATGATGGTCGGACCGGTGAACCATTCGATACACGTGTGTCAGTTGGTGTCATGTACTACATGAAACTAGCCCACATGGTTGACGATAAACTTCATGCCCGTTCAATCGGACCATACTCACTTGTTACGCAACAACCATTGGGTGGTAAAGCACAATTTGGTGGCCAACGTTTCGGTGAAATGGAAGTTTGGGCCCTTGAAGCTTACGGTGCCGCTTATACCTTACAAGAAATCTTAACTTACAAGTCTGATGACGTTGTGGGTCGTGTGAAGACATACGAAGCAATCGTTAAGGGTGAACCAATTCCAAAACCTGGTGTACCGGAATCATTCCGAGTATTGGTTAAAGAATTGCAATCACTTGGTTTAGACATGAAAGTCTTAGATATCGATAATCAAGAAATTGAATTGCGCGATATGGATGACGACGATGACGATGTTGTGAACGTTGATGCCTTATCTAAATACGCAAAAGAACAAGAAGAAAAGAAAGCGCAACAAGAAGCTGAAAAAGCACAAGCAGCAAGTGCCGAAGATCCATCAGCAGAATAA
- a CDS encoding carboxymuconolactone decarboxylase family protein — translation MTYSEQAQTGKKEYAALKEASPEVMGAFGDLHKANVKDGALTVKEKELIALGIAIATRCEGCILSHMNRLIKEGVSRDEVIETINTAVMMSGGPGTVYGGKALAYFDERQ, via the coding sequence ATGACTTATTCAGAACAGGCACAAACCGGTAAAAAGGAATATGCAGCACTCAAAGAAGCGTCGCCCGAAGTCATGGGGGCGTTTGGTGACTTGCACAAGGCCAACGTCAAAGATGGTGCCTTAACGGTGAAGGAAAAAGAATTGATTGCATTAGGGATTGCGATTGCGACGCGGTGTGAAGGCTGCATTCTCAGTCACATGAATCGCCTCATTAAAGAAGGCGTTAGTCGGGATGAAGTAATCGAAACTATCAACACAGCAGTCATGATGTCGGGCGGTCCTGGGACGGTTTATGGGGGTAAAGCCTTGGCCTATTTCGATGAGCGTCAGTGA
- a CDS encoding phosphate ABC transporter substrate-binding protein yields the protein MKRISTALLSIGAIALLLAGCQGKQANQGESKEQSAKITAVGSTALQPLVEQAGATYQTKHAGIDITVQGGGSGTGLAQVSDGSVTIGNSDIFAEEKAGINAKQLVDHKVAVVAIAPVVNEKLGIKSLTQAQLKDIFTGKIKNWHAVGGPDQSITVVNRAQGSGTRQTFENLGLKTNKVMTSQEQDSSGTVQKIVRQTPGAISYLAFPYIKDGLKAVALNKVQPTTKNVLTNQWPIWSYEHAYTKGAPNYQTAKFINYLQSKDVQKTLVPKLGYIPMTQMKVERHADGSIQDVK from the coding sequence ATGAAAAGAATAAGTACTGCATTACTATCAATCGGCGCTATCGCCCTCTTACTAGCGGGGTGTCAAGGCAAACAAGCAAATCAGGGTGAATCCAAAGAACAGTCGGCTAAAATCACAGCGGTTGGCTCAACAGCACTCCAACCCCTCGTTGAACAAGCTGGCGCAACCTATCAAACAAAACACGCCGGGATCGATATCACCGTTCAAGGTGGCGGCTCCGGGACCGGTCTGGCACAAGTCAGCGACGGCAGCGTCACAATCGGCAACTCAGACATCTTTGCCGAAGAAAAAGCCGGCATCAACGCTAAGCAGCTCGTTGATCACAAAGTCGCAGTCGTCGCAATTGCCCCCGTCGTGAACGAAAAACTCGGTATCAAATCATTAACCCAGGCACAACTAAAAGACATCTTTACTGGTAAAATTAAGAACTGGCACGCAGTTGGCGGCCCTGACCAATCAATTACCGTCGTTAACCGCGCACAAGGTAGCGGCACACGCCAAACTTTCGAAAATCTCGGTCTGAAAACGAATAAAGTCATGACCAGCCAAGAACAAGATTCATCGGGCACTGTTCAAAAAATCGTGCGCCAAACTCCGGGGGCCATTAGTTACCTCGCCTTTCCTTATATTAAGGATGGTTTGAAAGCTGTCGCACTTAATAAGGTTCAACCAACCACTAAAAACGTCCTCACCAACCAATGGCCTATCTGGTCTTACGAACATGCTTATACGAAGGGGGCGCCTAATTACCAAACCGCTAAATTTATTAATTACCTTCAATCTAAAGACGTGCAAAAAACACTTGTGCCAAAACTCGGTTACATCCCAATGACGCAAATGAAAGTGGAACGGCATGCTGATGGCAGCATCCAAGACGTTAAATAA